From the Bacillus tuaregi genome, one window contains:
- a CDS encoding YlqD family protein, whose amino-acid sequence MKLVQTVNVKQILTEKSKAELEKKYHMNLVQLQKECDQLRFEQKKLEKKKFQQSELKNQFDKEIQSRLEKVQLIEFQLEQLHMLPLGSELKETEVQGLVDVNKGDCWSELLHRKTIVVKDDIVIEIR is encoded by the coding sequence ATGAAGCTTGTACAGACCGTGAACGTAAAGCAGATTTTAACCGAGAAAAGTAAAGCAGAGCTGGAAAAGAAGTATCATATGAATTTAGTTCAGCTGCAAAAGGAATGTGATCAGCTCCGTTTTGAGCAAAAGAAGCTAGAAAAGAAAAAATTCCAGCAGTCAGAGTTAAAAAATCAATTTGATAAAGAAATTCAAAGTAGACTTGAAAAAGTACAACTGATAGAGTTTCAATTAGAACAATTACATATGCTACCATTGGGAAGCGAATTAAAGGAAACAGAAGTTCAAGGGCTAGTAGACGTCAATAAAGGTGATTGCTGGAGTGAACTGTTACACAGGAAAACCATTGTGGTTAAGGATGACATTGTGATTGAAATACGTTAG
- a CDS encoding KH domain-containing protein, with translation MKELIEAIVKPLVDYPEDVQVNVHEEDNRITYQLSVNKKDMGKVIGKQGRVAKAIRTVVYAAATNTQQKKAFLEIKE, from the coding sequence ATGAAGGAACTTATCGAAGCAATTGTAAAACCCCTTGTTGACTATCCGGAAGATGTTCAAGTAAATGTTCATGAAGAGGATAATCGAATCACCTATCAGCTTTCCGTCAATAAAAAGGATATGGGAAAAGTGATTGGGAAGCAGGGACGGGTTGCAAAAGCAATACGAACGGTCGTATATGCAGCAGCAACAAATACCCAGCAAAAAAAGGCTTTTTTAGAAATCAAAGAGTAA
- the rpsP gene encoding 30S ribosomal protein S16 encodes MAVKIRLKRMGAKKSPFYRIVVADSRSPRDGRSIETVGTYNPVTQPAQINIDEELALKWLQNGAKPSDTVRNLFSQQGIMEKFHNIKNAK; translated from the coding sequence ATGGCAGTAAAAATTCGTTTAAAGCGTATGGGAGCAAAAAAATCTCCTTTCTATCGTATTGTTGTAGCAGATTCTCGTTCTCCTCGTGATGGACGTTCTATTGAAACAGTAGGAACTTACAATCCGGTTACTCAACCGGCACAGATTAACATTGACGAGGAACTTGCATTAAAATGGTTACAAAACGGTGCAAAACCATCTGATACAGTACGTAACCTATTCTCACAGCAAGGTATTATGGAAAAATTCCATAATATCAAAAACGCTAAGTAA
- the ffh gene encoding signal recognition particle protein: MAFEGLADRLQSTIQKIRGKGKVTESDVKEMMREVRLALLEADVNFKVVKDFVKKVSERSVGQEVMKSLTPGQQVIKVVKEELTELMGGEQSKIAVSNRPPTVIMMVGLQGAGKTTTTGKLANLLRKKYNRNPMLVAADIYRPAAIKQLETLGKQLSMPVFSLGDQVSPVDIAKQAIQKAKEDHHDYVLIDTAGRLHVDEALMDELKQIKELAKPDEIFLVVDAMTGQDAVNVASSFNEQLGLTGVVLTKLDGDTRGGAALSIRSVTNTPIKFVGLGEKMDAIEAFHPERMASRILGMGDVLTLIEKAQANVDEEKAKELEQKMRTASFTFDDFLDQLGQVRNMGPLDELLKMMPGANKIKGLNNLQIDDKQIAHVEAIIKSMTKQEKVNPEIINASRRKRIAKGSGTSVPEVNRLLKQFEDMKKMMKQMAGMQQKGKKKGGFKFPFKPF, encoded by the coding sequence ATGGCATTTGAAGGTTTAGCCGACCGACTGCAAAGTACGATTCAAAAGATTCGTGGAAAAGGGAAGGTCACGGAATCAGACGTTAAAGAAATGATGCGTGAAGTACGCCTGGCTCTATTAGAAGCCGATGTTAACTTTAAAGTTGTGAAGGACTTTGTCAAAAAGGTTAGCGAACGTTCTGTTGGTCAGGAAGTGATGAAGAGCTTAACACCTGGACAACAGGTTATTAAGGTCGTAAAGGAAGAACTAACAGAACTGATGGGTGGGGAACAGAGTAAAATCGCTGTTTCAAACCGGCCGCCGACAGTCATTATGATGGTCGGCCTACAGGGTGCTGGTAAAACAACCACAACAGGTAAATTAGCTAACCTACTTCGTAAAAAGTATAACCGCAATCCCATGCTGGTTGCCGCTGATATCTACCGACCGGCAGCCATTAAGCAGCTTGAAACGCTCGGAAAACAATTGAGTATGCCGGTTTTTTCACTAGGGGACCAAGTAAGTCCAGTTGACATTGCCAAGCAGGCGATTCAAAAGGCAAAAGAGGATCATCATGACTATGTTTTGATTGATACCGCTGGCCGTCTGCACGTGGACGAGGCATTGATGGATGAGCTGAAACAAATAAAAGAGCTGGCGAAACCGGATGAAATCTTCCTTGTTGTTGATGCCATGACCGGTCAGGATGCTGTAAATGTAGCTTCTAGTTTTAATGAGCAGCTAGGCTTAACCGGTGTTGTCTTGACGAAATTGGATGGTGACACTCGAGGCGGGGCAGCGTTGTCTATCCGTTCTGTTACCAATACACCGATTAAATTTGTCGGCCTTGGGGAAAAAATGGACGCAATTGAAGCGTTCCATCCTGAAAGAATGGCCTCGAGAATTCTTGGCATGGGTGATGTTCTGACGCTCATTGAAAAAGCACAGGCAAATGTGGACGAGGAAAAAGCGAAGGAATTGGAACAAAAGATGCGGACAGCATCGTTTACCTTTGATGATTTTCTTGATCAACTTGGTCAGGTTCGCAATATGGGACCATTAGATGAATTATTAAAGATGATGCCTGGAGCGAACAAAATTAAAGGGTTGAATAACCTGCAAATAGATGACAAACAGATTGCCCATGTAGAAGCAATCATTAAATCTATGACAAAGCAGGAAAAAGTGAACCCTGAAATTATCAATGCCAGCCGTCGTAAGCGAATTGCCAAAGGTAGCGGGACTTCTGTTCCAGAGGTTAATCGCTTGCTTAAGCAGTTTGAAGATATGAAAAAAATGATGAAGCAAATGGCAGGCATGCAGCAAAAAGGAAAGAAAAAGGGCGGTTTTAAATTTCCGTTTAAACCGTTTTAA
- a CDS encoding putative DNA-binding protein — protein MLEKTTRMNYLYDFYQSLLTPKQRSYMALYYLDDFSLGEIAEEYNVSRQAVYDNIKRTETMLEEYEKKLLLFKKFQERTKLIEEMEEGLKDATLSQQRLSELVNELAKLD, from the coding sequence ATGCTTGAGAAAACAACGAGAATGAACTACTTATATGATTTCTATCAATCGTTGTTAACGCCGAAGCAACGCAGTTATATGGCTCTCTATTATTTAGATGATTTTTCCCTAGGTGAGATTGCGGAAGAATATAATGTTAGCCGTCAAGCTGTTTATGATAATATCAAACGGACGGAAACAATGCTTGAAGAATACGAAAAAAAGCTGTTATTATTCAAAAAATTTCAAGAGCGAACAAAGTTAATTGAAGAAATGGAAGAGGGACTGAAAGATGCAACATTGTCTCAACAAAGATTATCTGAATTAGTCAATGAGCTTGCGAAATTAGATTAG
- the ftsY gene encoding signal recognition particle-docking protein FtsY yields MSFFKRLKEKITKQTDSVTEKFKEGLTKTRDSFSGRVNELVSRYRKVDEDFFEELEEILIQADVGFDTVMTLIEELKMEVKRKNIQDPNEVQSVISEKLIAIYEKGDTSVTSLNIQENGLTVILFVGVNGVGKTTTIGKLGHQFKSEGKKVLMAAGDTFRAGAIEQLEVWGERVGVEVIKQAAGSDPAAVMYDAIQAAKSRNADILLCDTAGRLQNKVNLMKELEKVKRVIEREIPGAPHEVLLVLDATTGQNAMIQAKTFKEATDVSGIVLTKLDGTAKGGIVLAIRNELNIPVKFVGLGEKMDDLQSFNAEQYVYGLFADLVEKAE; encoded by the coding sequence ATGAGTTTTTTCAAAAGATTAAAAGAAAAAATTACGAAGCAGACTGACAGTGTTACAGAAAAATTTAAAGAAGGCTTAACGAAGACTCGTGATAGCTTTTCCGGTCGTGTCAACGAGCTTGTCTCTCGCTACCGAAAGGTTGATGAGGATTTCTTTGAGGAGCTGGAAGAAATCCTTATTCAAGCCGATGTCGGTTTTGATACAGTGATGACGCTGATTGAGGAATTGAAAATGGAAGTAAAAAGGAAGAATATCCAGGATCCAAATGAAGTTCAAAGTGTGATTTCTGAAAAGCTTATTGCGATTTATGAAAAAGGTGATACTTCTGTCACTTCCTTAAATATTCAGGAAAACGGCCTAACGGTTATCCTGTTCGTTGGTGTGAATGGTGTTGGTAAAACAACGACAATTGGTAAACTAGGTCATCAATTTAAATCAGAAGGTAAAAAGGTATTAATGGCAGCCGGAGACACCTTTAGAGCAGGTGCAATTGAACAGCTAGAGGTATGGGGAGAACGAGTTGGTGTTGAAGTGATTAAGCAGGCAGCCGGTTCGGATCCCGCTGCTGTTATGTACGATGCGATACAGGCAGCGAAATCACGGAATGCCGATATTCTATTATGTGACACAGCAGGCCGTTTGCAGAATAAAGTTAATTTAATGAAGGAACTAGAAAAGGTGAAACGGGTCATTGAAAGGGAAATTCCGGGTGCCCCACATGAAGTGCTGCTTGTATTAGATGCCACAACAGGTCAAAATGCAATGATTCAGGCTAAAACCTTTAAGGAAGCCACGGACGTATCAGGGATAGTCTTAACCAAGCTTGATGGTACAGCAAAAGGTGGTATCGTACTAGCGATTCGCAACGAGCTTAATATACCGGTTAAATTTGTTGGACTAGGTGAAAAAATGGACGACCTGCAATCCTTTAATGCTGAGCAATATGTGTATGGCTTGTTTGCTGACCTTGTTGAAAAAGCGGAATAA
- the smc gene encoding chromosome segregation protein SMC has protein sequence MFLKRLDIVGFKSFAERIAVDFVQGVTAVVGPNGSGKSNITDAIRWVLGEQSAKSLRGAKMEDIIFAGSDSRKPLNFAEVTLTLDNEDQFLPVDYNEVSVTRRVFRSGDSEFFINKQACRLKDIVDLFMDSGLGREAFSIISQGKVEEILNSKAEDRRTIFEEAAGVLKYKTRKKKAEGKLHETEENLNRVNDILYELESQIEPLKIQSSMAKDYLEQKEALEKVEVAVTVFEIEELYAKWKSMSEKVEEFKQNEIKLSTLLQGKEAKLEELRDQIAAMDESISQLQNVLLHASEELEKLEGRKEVLKERKKNAAQNKTQLENNVTELTNKVLSLTSQKATLEKHAIQLEKEASLIKAQLKEKQTQINLLNENIDQIIDDRKSEYIEILNTQAATKNELNLIEQQLKQVSERSKRQEGDNAKYITEREALQKQIVHIKQTLSAVQQQIEAQVHLYRNQHKEFESLKSTYEKNEKMLYQAYQYLQQTKSRKEMLQEMEEGFAGFFQGVKEVLKAREGNLQGIEGAVAELISVPKEYEVAIETALGTSMQHIVVKDEQAGRQAIQFLKNNRFGRATFLPLTVIKGKALAENQLRLMANHPDFVGVAAELISYDSMYADVIKNLLGMVVITKDLKGANEMAKLLGYRCRFVTLDGDLVNAGGSMTGGALKQNSASLLSRKSELDELKEKLADMETKTAHMEVKIKKLKKDVANKEVELEGLRKQGESLRLEEQAIKGELREAELQEKNMNERLSLYDLNKQEFMTEEERITARRKSLKALLEKLQTDIQELETNINQLSEQKNSQTTSKDTLLSEISELKAVYAAKSEQVNHAKEKFSAASMELEDSEKKLRFYQEDLQLLDSEMSESSSGESKLKEAALEKLRDKNETVELIAKRREERLSMQNVLDDLDLEIKELKRQHRGVTVFMKDEEVQLNRLDVELENKLAHLREEYLLSFEGAKEAYPLTLPIEEARTKVKLIKLALEELGTVNLGAIEEYERVSERYEFLIEQRNDLDEAKNTLFQVIDEMDEEMKRRFEQTFEGVRFHFESVFKELFGGGRADLRLTNPEDLLNTGVDIVAQPPGKKLQNLGLLSGGERALTAIALLFSILKIRPVPFCILDEVEAALDEANVYRFSQYLKRYSKESQFIVITHRKGTMEEADVLYGITMQESGVSKLVSVRLEETGEFAAQ, from the coding sequence GTGTTTCTTAAACGATTGGATATTGTGGGCTTTAAATCGTTTGCTGAGCGAATAGCAGTGGATTTTGTTCAAGGTGTTACGGCCGTTGTTGGCCCTAATGGAAGTGGTAAGAGCAATATTACCGATGCTATTCGCTGGGTTTTAGGGGAACAATCCGCTAAATCGCTACGAGGCGCAAAAATGGAGGACATTATTTTTGCTGGAAGTGATTCGCGTAAACCTCTTAACTTTGCAGAAGTCACATTAACTTTAGACAACGAAGACCAGTTTCTGCCTGTTGATTATAACGAAGTCAGTGTTACCAGGCGCGTTTTTCGTTCTGGTGACAGTGAGTTCTTCATTAATAAACAAGCGTGTCGCCTAAAGGATATCGTCGATCTTTTTATGGATTCCGGACTTGGCAGAGAAGCGTTTTCGATTATTAGCCAAGGAAAAGTAGAAGAAATTCTAAACAGCAAAGCAGAGGATCGAAGAACCATTTTTGAAGAAGCAGCCGGTGTTTTAAAATATAAAACGCGAAAAAAGAAGGCTGAAGGAAAATTACATGAAACGGAAGAGAATCTTAACCGTGTTAACGACATCCTTTATGAGTTGGAAAGTCAGATTGAACCGCTAAAAATTCAAAGCTCGATGGCAAAGGATTATCTTGAGCAAAAAGAAGCGCTGGAAAAAGTAGAAGTTGCCGTTACGGTATTTGAAATTGAAGAACTGTATGCGAAATGGAAGTCGATGTCAGAGAAGGTAGAAGAGTTCAAGCAAAATGAAATAAAGCTTTCTACACTCCTGCAGGGAAAAGAAGCAAAGCTTGAAGAACTAAGAGATCAAATTGCTGCAATGGACGAATCCATTAGTCAATTACAGAACGTATTGCTCCATGCAAGTGAGGAGCTTGAAAAGCTCGAGGGCAGGAAGGAAGTCTTAAAGGAAAGAAAGAAAAATGCTGCGCAAAACAAGACTCAGCTTGAGAATAATGTAACGGAATTAACGAATAAAGTCTTGAGCTTAACTAGTCAGAAAGCAACGCTTGAAAAGCACGCTATCCAGCTGGAAAAGGAAGCATCATTAATAAAGGCTCAGCTAAAAGAAAAACAAACGCAGATCAATCTTCTAAATGAAAACATCGATCAGATAATCGATGATAGAAAAAGTGAGTATATTGAGATATTAAATACTCAGGCAGCTACAAAAAATGAATTGAATCTGATTGAACAGCAGCTAAAGCAGGTAAGTGAAAGAAGTAAGAGACAGGAAGGCGATAATGCTAAATATATTACCGAGCGTGAAGCGCTACAAAAGCAAATTGTCCACATTAAACAAACACTCAGCGCTGTTCAGCAACAAATAGAAGCCCAAGTCCATCTGTATCGAAATCAACACAAAGAGTTTGAATCGTTAAAAAGCACCTATGAAAAAAATGAGAAAATGCTGTATCAGGCATATCAATATTTACAGCAAACGAAATCCCGTAAAGAGATGCTTCAAGAAATGGAGGAAGGCTTTGCTGGCTTTTTTCAAGGTGTAAAGGAAGTATTAAAGGCACGGGAAGGGAATCTCCAGGGAATTGAAGGTGCGGTTGCTGAATTGATTTCGGTACCAAAGGAATATGAGGTAGCCATTGAAACGGCTCTAGGTACCAGTATGCAGCATATTGTTGTCAAGGATGAGCAGGCTGGCAGACAAGCTATTCAGTTTTTAAAGAATAATCGATTTGGTCGGGCAACCTTTCTTCCCCTCACTGTCATCAAAGGCAAAGCACTAGCAGAAAATCAATTGCGCTTAATGGCAAACCATCCTGATTTTGTTGGTGTTGCAGCAGAATTGATCAGCTATGATTCTATGTATGCCGATGTGATAAAAAACCTTTTAGGTATGGTTGTGATTACGAAGGATTTAAAGGGTGCTAATGAAATGGCCAAGCTCTTAGGATACCGTTGCCGCTTCGTAACACTCGATGGTGATCTCGTGAACGCCGGTGGTTCAATGACTGGTGGGGCTCTAAAACAAAATTCTGCTTCCTTATTGTCGCGGAAAAGTGAGCTTGATGAATTGAAGGAAAAATTAGCTGATATGGAAACGAAAACGGCTCACATGGAAGTAAAAATCAAAAAACTGAAAAAGGATGTCGCCAATAAGGAGGTCGAGCTCGAGGGGCTGCGGAAACAGGGTGAATCGCTAAGGCTTGAGGAGCAGGCGATAAAAGGGGAATTAAGGGAAGCGGAGCTCCAGGAAAAGAATATGAATGAACGTCTCTCCCTCTATGACCTCAATAAACAAGAATTTATGACGGAAGAGGAAAGAATCACCGCACGTAGGAAAAGCTTGAAGGCTTTACTTGAAAAGCTGCAAACAGACATTCAAGAGCTTGAAACAAACATTAACCAATTAAGTGAACAGAAGAATTCACAAACCACCTCAAAAGATACGCTGCTTTCAGAAATTAGTGAGCTAAAAGCGGTTTACGCAGCTAAAAGTGAACAGGTAAACCATGCTAAAGAAAAGTTTTCTGCGGCATCAATGGAACTTGAGGACAGTGAAAAGAAGCTACGCTTCTATCAGGAAGATTTACAGCTCTTGGATTCGGAAATGTCAGAGAGTTCATCAGGTGAAAGCAAGCTAAAGGAAGCTGCACTTGAAAAGCTTCGTGATAAAAATGAAACAGTCGAGCTGATTGCCAAAAGACGGGAAGAACGATTGAGCATGCAAAATGTGCTAGACGACCTCGATTTAGAAATTAAAGAATTAAAACGTCAGCACAGAGGTGTGACTGTATTTATGAAGGATGAGGAAGTGCAGCTTAATCGACTTGATGTGGAGCTTGAAAATAAACTGGCCCATTTAAGAGAAGAATACCTGCTGTCCTTTGAAGGAGCGAAGGAAGCATACCCGCTGACCCTTCCGATTGAGGAAGCTCGTACGAAGGTGAAATTGATCAAATTAGCACTAGAAGAGCTTGGAACTGTGAATCTAGGTGCTATTGAAGAATATGAAAGAGTGTCAGAACGCTATGAGTTTCTAATCGAGCAGCGCAATGATCTCGATGAGGCAAAGAATACATTGTTTCAGGTTATTGATGAGATGGATGAAGAGATGAAAAGAAGATTTGAGCAGACGTTTGAAGGGGTTCGTTTCCACTTTGAATCAGTATTTAAGGAATTGTTTGGTGGTGGCAGAGCAGATCTCCGGTTAACAAATCCAGAGGATTTATTGAATACAGGGGTGGATATTGTTGCCCAGCCTCCTGGTAAAAAGCTGCAAAATCTTGGCTTGCTTTCAGGTGGTGAGCGTGCTTTGACGGCCATTGCCCTATTATTTTCTATTTTAAAAATCAGGCCGGTACCCTTCTGTATACTAGATGAAGTAGAGGCTGCTCTTGATGAAGCAAACGTTTACCGCTTTAGTCAATACTTAAAACGATACAGTAAGGAATCTCAATTCATTGTTATTACTCACCGTAAAGGAACGATGGAGGAAGCGGATGTTTTATATGGAATAACCATGCAAGAGTCGGGGGTATCCAAGCTGGTATCCGTTCGGCTTGAAGAGACTGGTGAATTCGCTGCACAATAG
- the rnc gene encoding ribonuclease III, with the protein MRKNGKEKKSIRTNERQFKELQEAIGVQFSNTKLLKQAFTHSSYVNEHRRKPYEDNERLEFLGDAVLELTVSKFLFLKYPMMSEGELTKLRAAIVCEPSLVAFANELQFGKFILLGKGEELTGGRERPALLADVFEAFIGALFLDKGMETVVTFLDKYVYPKVNAGAFSHVMDFKSQLQELVQRDSTGMIEYKILVEKGPAHNREFVSVVLLNGVEIGTGAGRSKKAAEQHAAQMALEKLKAHLHENSTETHPE; encoded by the coding sequence ATGCGTAAAAATGGAAAAGAGAAAAAAAGTATACGCACTAATGAAAGACAATTTAAAGAGTTACAGGAAGCTATTGGTGTTCAATTTTCAAACACCAAGCTATTAAAGCAAGCATTTACCCATTCATCCTATGTGAATGAACATAGGAGGAAGCCCTACGAGGACAACGAAAGACTAGAGTTTTTAGGTGATGCGGTTTTGGAACTAACGGTTTCCAAATTTTTGTTTTTGAAATATCCCATGATGAGTGAAGGGGAGCTGACTAAATTAAGGGCTGCAATTGTATGTGAACCATCACTTGTTGCGTTTGCTAATGAGCTGCAGTTTGGGAAATTCATTTTACTTGGAAAGGGAGAGGAATTAACCGGCGGCCGTGAGAGACCAGCTCTGTTGGCTGATGTATTTGAGGCGTTTATAGGTGCTCTCTTTTTAGATAAAGGCATGGAAACGGTTGTTACATTCCTCGATAAATATGTTTACCCAAAGGTGAATGCGGGTGCTTTTTCGCATGTGATGGATTTTAAAAGTCAGCTCCAGGAACTAGTTCAACGTGATAGTACAGGTATGATTGAATATAAGATACTCGTTGAAAAAGGACCGGCACATAACCGTGAATTCGTCTCTGTTGTTCTATTAAATGGAGTAGAAATTGGCACGGGTGCGGGACGTTCGAAAAAAGCTGCCGAGCAGCATGCCGCCCAAATGGCTCTGGAAAAGCTCAAAGCACATCTACATGAAAACTCAACAGAAACGCATCCAGAGTAA
- a CDS encoding acyl carrier protein: protein MAEVLERVTKIIVDRLGVEESQVTLEASFKDDLGADSLDVVELVMELEDEFDMEISDDDAEKIATVGDAVNYIQAKQ from the coding sequence ATGGCAGAGGTTTTAGAACGTGTAACAAAGATCATTGTAGACCGTTTAGGTGTAGAAGAATCTCAAGTCACTTTAGAGGCTTCTTTCAAAGATGATCTTGGTGCAGATTCCCTTGATGTAGTGGAACTTGTTATGGAACTTGAAGATGAGTTTGACATGGAAATTTCTGACGATGATGCTGAAAAAATCGCAACAGTCGGTGATGCTGTGAATTACATACAAGCAAAACAATAA
- the fabG gene encoding 3-oxoacyl-[acyl-carrier-protein] reductase gives MRLAGKKALVTGASRGIGREIALELARQGTDVAVNYSGSEAKAREVVDEIQAMGKDSFAIQCDVSNSDSVANMIKETIDRFEKIDILVNNAGITKDNLLMRMKENEWDDVMNINLKGVFLCTKAVTRQMMKQRSGRIINISSIVGVMGNPGQANYVAAKAGVIGLTKTTAKELASRGITVNAIAPGFITTEMTDKLSEDIQQEMLKVIPLAQFGEPKDIANTVVFLASDDSRYITGQTIHVDGGMVM, from the coding sequence ATGAGGTTAGCGGGTAAAAAAGCATTAGTTACAGGAGCTTCTCGTGGGATTGGACGAGAAATTGCGTTAGAGCTTGCAAGGCAAGGAACGGATGTTGCCGTTAATTACTCTGGCAGTGAAGCAAAAGCCAGAGAGGTTGTTGATGAAATTCAAGCAATGGGAAAAGACTCCTTTGCTATTCAATGTGATGTTTCAAATAGTGACTCTGTGGCAAATATGATAAAAGAAACGATTGATAGATTTGAAAAAATTGATATTCTTGTGAATAATGCCGGAATTACAAAGGATAACCTCTTAATGAGAATGAAGGAAAACGAATGGGATGATGTCATGAATATCAACCTTAAAGGCGTGTTCCTTTGCACAAAAGCAGTGACAAGACAGATGATGAAGCAAAGGAGCGGCCGCATAATTAACATCTCTTCCATTGTCGGAGTGATGGGCAATCCTGGACAGGCTAATTATGTAGCTGCTAAAGCAGGTGTTATTGGTTTAACTAAAACAACTGCTAAAGAGCTTGCTTCGAGAGGGATAACGGTAAATGCTATTGCGCCTGGATTTATTACCACTGAAATGACTGACAAGCTTTCAGAGGATATCCAGCAGGAAATGTTGAAAGTGATTCCTTTAGCCCAGTTCGGTGAACCAAAGGATATTGCGAATACGGTTGTTTTCCTGGCATCGGATGATAGCCGTTATATAACAGGACAAACGATTCATGTGGATGGCGGTATGGTCATGTAA
- the fabD gene encoding ACP S-malonyltransferase has protein sequence MSKIAFIFPGQGSQTVGMGKSLAEAYGPTNDFFLKADKKLDYSLSKLIFEGPQSELTLTFNAQPALLTTSIAVMEYFRQSGIIPDYVAGHSLGEYTALVAAGAFSFEEGVYAVHKRGEYMEIAVPNGEGTMAAVLGLDSDKLEAVTNEITESGHLVQLANINCPGQIVISGTRKGVELAGAKAKEVGAKRVLPLEVSGPFHSALMKPAAEKLKAVLDEMDIKDAKIPVIANVSAREMTDASDIKEKLIEQLYSPVQWEKSVRRMLDLGVTTFIEIGPGKVLSGLVKKVSRTVNTYAVSDVKTCQEVMDALKEGSR, from the coding sequence ATGAGCAAGATAGCATTTATCTTTCCTGGTCAGGGCTCACAAACTGTTGGCATGGGAAAGTCTTTAGCAGAGGCTTATGGGCCTACCAATGATTTTTTTCTGAAAGCAGATAAGAAACTAGATTATTCTTTATCTAAGCTGATATTTGAAGGTCCGCAGTCCGAGCTGACATTGACTTTTAATGCACAGCCTGCTTTACTAACAACGAGCATAGCGGTAATGGAATATTTCAGACAATCTGGGATTATACCCGATTATGTTGCTGGGCACAGTCTTGGGGAATACACGGCCCTTGTAGCTGCTGGTGCCTTCAGTTTTGAAGAGGGTGTATATGCGGTTCATAAAAGAGGCGAATATATGGAAATCGCTGTCCCGAATGGAGAAGGGACCATGGCGGCCGTATTAGGACTAGATAGTGACAAGCTTGAAGCTGTCACTAATGAGATTACCGAAAGCGGTCATCTTGTTCAATTAGCTAATATTAATTGTCCGGGTCAAATCGTTATATCTGGGACAAGAAAAGGGGTTGAACTTGCCGGGGCAAAAGCCAAAGAAGTTGGAGCTAAACGCGTGCTGCCACTTGAGGTAAGCGGACCTTTTCATTCGGCATTAATGAAGCCGGCGGCTGAGAAGCTTAAAGCTGTACTTGATGAAATGGACATAAAGGATGCAAAGATTCCAGTGATTGCTAATGTATCTGCGCGAGAGATGACCGACGCTTCAGATATTAAAGAAAAACTAATCGAGCAGCTCTATTCCCCGGTTCAATGGGAAAAAAGTGTACGGAGAATGCTTGATTTAGGGGTCACGACTTTTATTGAAATTGGACCCGGAAAAGTGTTATCAGGATTAGTCAAAAAAGTAAGTCGGACGGTAAACACTTATGCAGTTTCAGATGTGAAAACATGCCAAGAGGTTATGGATGCGTTGAAGGAGGGGTCAAGATGA